TTTATAATGAAAGTAAGTACAGTAATGAGTCTGATCATGACTCATTTTGGAGTAACCATGACACAATGTAGTTGTACATCATTGGTGAGTAATCGGCGAGTAGTGAATGATAAATATGAGTAATGGAGGGTTCTGCTCAGGATTTCTTCAGTGGTGGAAAAATtgagtaaagggcaccctatgacgaatttgtacattttttatcTGGAGCATTTCAccggcaccaaggcaacgaccatgggggcacagaggcaatcgccttcgttgcctccgtgaattATCAGGCCTGGTTTCTCGAATAAGACCACTAGGCTTTCAAAATTGAACCGAACAATGTTTTTcatccttaccaatcctgtattatACCTTAAACATTCAAATAGGCCCTACCTGTTCAGTTAAATAGTCTAGCAATAGCAACAGGCCTTGAGTAATTTCTTACATAAATATCTTAGCAGGCTCATGATTTTTTAGAGGATAGAATTACTAGGGATGTTGGCGAGAGCTCAGCTTAAtttattattgattattttttaccaTGACAATGATCATCCCGTTCTTTAATTATTTGGTAACTGTTTGTGTTGGAGCAGTGCATGGAAAGGTCACACTGACTGATCAATAAAATCAGTCACTTCTAGTTCTAgctcaaatttaatttaaaatgagGTTTTTTTATCGATTTTGTTTGTCTCCTCCGCTTGGCGCCGCTTCTAAAGCCACGTCTATAATTTATCAGGTAATGAATGTTCAAGTGTTTATGATGTACAAAACGTGTACTTAAAATCATTAATGAatatttaaagcattttttcttttctttaaaagCATCATGCAGTTGATGTGGCATTGGAAGTTGGTACACAAATGAACGTGTTGGTGAACGTTGAATACTTTAGGTGGTTGATTTTTTGCTAAGTGGTAGCGTAAAAAGGAGATTTCATATGTATTTTTGCAACAAACTTTGATTGAaatcccacccccccccccaaaaaaaaaaaaaaataaataaataaataaataataataataataataataataataataataataataataataataataaaaatcatgaGCCTGCTAATTTaaaaggcagcgcttttgggaacagcgaggatcctgagaaagacccttgagatctaaggctacgggacgtagcccgactcgaggagttaccggcacaaaagaaaatgagatctttcttttgcatgctgtgataaaatgaaataataataataataataataataataataaataaaagtaaaataaaagtcaaatttttatggtttctttctcaaaattattataaaaaaaaaattcttaaaggttttaatacaggattggtagagcttaTAAAATAGTCGCATACAATTtccatgttttgtgtgatcaaccacacaaatcaaataaaaaacctgtacaaatttgggcttaatctgATGTGtgagtcatgagaaaatagagaaaaaacAAGCAAACTTTTCaagacttcatttcagagggaaacatTTGTTCTTTTATGAGCTTcgtaatcagtgagctttcaaacTAAACTATAACTAAGATTGGTTAATCCAAGCTTCTAGTCCTTGAACAAAAGTGATATTTTACGGTATACATTGAAGAGAGACTGTGATCTTTTTCAACTCTTAAAAAGTTTGTGGTTCATGGTTGACAGGTTTTATTAAACAGATATCTTTACTTGTTACGATGTAGCGGAGGAACATTCCATCGTCTGCCAGGAAGGAATTGAAATCCAACCCTCTAAACACCAACAGGCTAGTGGTATTAGTGGCCAACAAAAGAAACTCTCAAAGATACCTCGTAAAAAAGGATCAAACATAGGCACAAAGGCTAGCGTACAGTCAGGGAACCAGACAGGTAAACTCATAGGGGGACAGGCTAGTCAGCAGCAGACCCGTAGGCAGAAAGGGGCAGCGACGGTCAAGCAAGTTGGGAAGCAACCTCTAGCTAAGGCCTTAGGTAACCGAACACTGGCAAAGAAAGCCATAGGATTAAGAACTGGTACACAGAATGAAGTAGTCGGTAAACAGCCGCTAGCCAGGAAAGTAGCAGGTGCCAAGCCACCTTTGAACAGTACCACAGTTACAACTGCACAAAGTGGGAAAGGCCAGGCTAGGGAAATCACAAACAAAGTTGTGATAGGAGGTAGGAGTATGCAGAAACGCGATCAGACAGGAAAAGAAGTTGGAGTTAGAGCTGAGGGACGCCCAGTCCTTGTTAATCAGGAAAAGGGCGTGGCACAGGGTGTGGTTCAGGGCGTGGCTGGTTCTGATAAGGGTAGTTATGACACTGGGAGTAGTAACCCTACATGGAATAGCCAGAGGGAAAGGACAGGTCAGGAACGCACAGCCCCAAAACCAGGCAGGAATTCCAATGGTAGGTTTGATCACGATAGTTTAGTAGTTGGATTTTTGCTTTATAATGTTTTGAATTGGTTGTCTAATTAGTTTAAAATCATAGTCACTTTCAAGACAAGTTCTGTTGAGTTAAGTTTGATTTGCTTAATCATTGTTATGAAACAATGAACGGTTCAAATGAACATTGAACATAACATTTGATTTAGTACGTTGCAAAGTTTTGTAGGTTCACTTTTTTAGAGAAGTTTGATTGCATTTTGTCCtcacactacatgtatttcagtCAATAAGTCTGATTTTTAACACCTACATAATGCCATCTTTTCATATTTTCAACTGGGATGTTTTGCAGGCATGGAAATACACAAGGGCTATGACCTCTGTTGggctggtcttggccttgacaGCCATAGAAACCATCATctattgcctttaaagacaatggacactattggtaattgtcaaagaccagtcttctcacttggtgtatctcaacatgcacaaaataacaaacctgagaaaatttgagctcaattggttgtcgaagttgcaagataataatgaaagtaaaaacaccctagtcacacaaagttgtgtactttctgtTGCTTGAgtaagacctcaaattctaaatctgaggtcccgaagtcaaattcgtagaaaattacttctttctcaaaaacgacaatacttcagagggagccgtttctcacaatgatttgtactttcaacagctctcctttactcattaccaagtaaggttttatgctaatcattattttgagtaaataccaatagtgtccactgcctttaaggtgttCCCATAGACATTTAGATTTTCCAATTTACCCTTTACAATATGAACATGGCCTTGCTATCTCCGAGATGAAATCAGGGCTGTTTTGCTCTCCTTCATGGTTTTGTATAAGTTTACAACAAACAGAAATTTTAAATCTAACTCAAAAATGAAACCCCCCTTATTTGTCATGTGTGGTCCATTTGTGATGTTATGTTAAGTGTTTGAAGTCAGTGATGcgtgttttaatttatttagcaTCTGttctttattaattttatatatttgtttattttgcaatTTGCATTTTGACTCATTTAATCCAACTTCTTGCAAATTCAAGCCTTGGGAATTTAGTTATTGTGGCAAAAaatctttaaattaatttatgtgaTTGGCTAAACAATTGAGATGAATTCACTGAATAATATAAAAACTCAATTTGAGATCATTAGTATTATTTGGCAAGTCAACGATTGTGAAATCTGAAGTTAACAGAAGACcttggcccattttcatggttctgcttactgccaaattctgcacttGCGATCACAACTCTTCGCTTACAAGGCAATGGCTGAAATTCTGCTCTAGCTGTGTGtttgaagaatgcctagtaacataaCAGAAGCGCGGAGTTCCCTACTTCAGTTATCACCGATTCTTTGTTTACCGGGAGCAGagtcatggaattgggccctgataaaACTCAGAGATAGAAATTGGAGGAAACATGGTGAACAATTTGCAAAATGTTGGTTTGGGCACTTAGTAGTTTCCTTTTGGTGGTAGTTTTACTAAGCCTTTGCATGCCCCCTCTCTCTACATTCTCCTAACATTTCTCGGTTTTAGGAGCAACAAGGCCATCTAATGTTGGTGTCCAGCATGCCCCGGACACCAGCCGGACAGCCCAACAAACTAACCACCTACAAGACATCTCCATGGAAACGCCCTCGCCCAATCAGAGTCCCCGTTCCATCCTGAAACACCACCCCAACCAATCATCTCACTCCTTCCAAAGTGCTAACATGAATCCCAGTCCTTCTAGTAGCTTAGTCAATTCGGCGATTGACTCTCCTTACAACACACCACAGTCTTCTTCAAGGCTGCCCCGATTAGTAACCCAAGCCTCACAGACACACCCCACAGCTCATTTCAACCCCAAAACACCCTCACGAAACCCCTCCTCGCACCTGCAAACCGGATCCCAAATGGGATTGGGGTCACCTCAAAAGAGCCCCCTGTCACCCCGCCACCAACCCCTCACCCCGTTACCTGCTCGTCTTACCCAGTTATCAGACCCAGACTCCAGTCCGAACTCCTCCAACAATAGTGCTGGTAGTGGCGGTCGAGCGTCCACCCTTATTCTTCCTCCTAGTCTCGTTACTAACCAACACTCTAACCCACAGCATCGCCATGTTTCGTCCTCCGTCATCTCCAACTCTTTCTCTCCATTCACTGACACTCATTCCTCTCCAGCTAATGTTCACTTTAACCAGACGGAATCGCCCGGTTCAGATAACTGGGCGATTACGCAACCTTCTAGGGCATCTCAGCACCAATCATCACAAACGTGTGAAACCCCCTTCCAAACCCCAAATATTACCCCAGGTGGTGTGCCCCCATTGCCTCTGCAACATCTTGAGCCTAGAAAAGGCGTAGACCCAGCATCACCTCTGAAGTCTTGGCGTCCAGACACATACACCAACAACACCAATGAGGATTCTGGCATTGCTGAGTTGGAGTACGGTCGGCAAGGAAGTAACTCACTAGACGGGTAAACCAATGCTCTCTTTTTAACTTACTTGGAATTGAATTCTGAtttattaaaggaactggacGCCTTTGACAAGTGTcacagaccagtgttctcacttggtgtatctcaacataaaaataaaaaccttgttgcacaaatttgtgtgctttcagacatgTCAGATACCTAATAAATGGCTTCAGGGCGGAGGTATaattcattatttgagtgaaaaattacttctttctcaacagcaacgttactttagagggagcaatttctcacaatgtttaatactatcaagagctctccattgctctttaccaagtaagtttttttgggagtaattaccaagagtgtccactgccttaaaaatgtttttctttgaagaGCACTATCAGTCTAAGCTTAAACATAACAACTGTTCCTATAGCTTTATTCTTAAAGTGCTTAGAGGCTGGCCCATAGTAGGTGCGtcacattattattaaattagaTGACGGCatccataaaataatagagagaAAGTTTCCACAGTCAGGAAGATTGTCGATTCTGACATGAGAACATGAAAGGGTTGATTTATTTTCGTTCAGGGAACATTCCTTTTCAGGGTGAGTTGCCAGCTCTGCCATAAGTGGCTTTTAGGTTTGTGGCAAACTTACaaccccccccacaaaaaaaaaaaaccccaaaacaataaACATGTAGGCAATGGTTCTATGTTTTCTAGTTTGTGCACAAGTGATTAAAGTACTGTTGTTACTCAACATGACTATTGAAGGAATGACAAGGATGGTAAACCCCAGGGACGAGGAACGTTCTTAATCAACTCGAGAGAAGGACCGGAGGGAGGCAGAGCACAGCAATCGCGGCATGACAAAAAACGCCATCAGCACCTCGAGGACGGCACACCTCTGCCGTCAAACACAGCAGCACAAGACCAAGAAAGGCAGCGCCAAGCAGAGGCGAGGGAGAAGCAGCAACAAGACAGGGAAAAGAAGATCAAAGAGGATGCGGCGAGAGAGCAGGAGCACAAGGAGAGACAGCTTGAGAAGGAGAATCAACGGCTGATGGAGAAACggaaaaaggaaaaagaggACGAGGAAGAAAGACAGAGACTTTTTAAAGCTCGCCAGCATGAGATTGAGAAACGGCGACAGCAGCAGGCGGAGGCCAAGCGTCTTAAGGAAGAGGACGAAGAGAGGGAGATGGAGGAAGAGATTAGGAAGCGACAGGCGGACGAGCTGAAGCAAAGCAGACAGAAGTCTCATCAGGACGCCAAGAGGAAGGAGAGGGAACAGTTCACTCCTCATAGTCAGAGAGACGGCGGGAGTCATCAGCAGAAGGAACAGTACGATGCGTACGCTAAGGACTTCATCAAGAAGGAAGAGCAGTTTGGAGGCAAC
The nucleotide sequence above comes from Asterias rubens chromosome 12, eAstRub1.3, whole genome shotgun sequence. Encoded proteins:
- the LOC117297310 gene encoding inner centromere protein-like isoform X3 gives rise to the protein MTTALVPLARPPSEQLVDLHVYLVPTEVWNEKYHSAYNDVISQTISAGFVRVWPELSLYYLRNQIIDQLGYDVLPPEYVFLKSVGRCLTQVKTKQEFELKVKNFIPPQVTLPELFVLEAKRDDLSLASFESQSEQDSHRSNHDRMDIIGATRPSNVGVQHAPDTSRTAQQTNHLQDISMETPSPNQSPRSILKHHPNQSSHSFQSANMNPSPSSSLVNSAIDSPYNTPQSSSRLPRLVTQASQTHPTAHFNPKTPSRNPSSHLQTGSQMGLGSPQKSPLSPRHQPLTPLPARLTQLSDPDSSPNSSNNSAGSGGRASTLILPPSLVTNQHSNPQHRHVSSSVISNSFSPFTDTHSSPANVHFNQTESPGSDNWAITQPSRASQHQSSQTCETPFQTPNITPGGVPPLPLQHLEPRKGVDPASPLKSWRPDTYTNNTNEDSGIAELEYGRQGSNSLDGNDKDGKPQGRGTFLINSREGPEGGRAQQSRHDKKRHQHLEDGTPLPSNTAAQDQERQRQAEAREKQQQDREKKIKEDAAREQEHKERQLEKENQRLMEKRKKEKEDEEERQRLFKARQHEIEKRRQQQAEAKRLKEEDEEREMEEEIRKRQADELKQSRQKSHQDAKRKEREQFTPHSQRDGGSHQQKEQYDAYAKDFIKKEEQFGGNTRQSNRTRDEGVSLADETGGSPGNDGSLGSAGASSDGGQGPSGVSRAIFDSEGERILAQVQEMQDRRYLLESEREELMRFAKTLQSRMIDRRNKVRDLWKKRYFEEKKKTNPLEEQVNRLRGQLDQQHRKLLSHLEGRGAYQKGAPRINAPPSKKNDHKILIIKTKHSIEDLRRRVENSKMKLTSEIKLRNQAETELRNLRSEVIQRKINVTISTSKSKLQNTIGRDEAQPSRNMATRATGVSITPHGSQKRGVKF
- the LOC117297310 gene encoding inner centromere protein-like isoform X1 → MTTALVPLARPPSEQLVDLHVYLVPTEVWNEKYHSAYNDVISQTISAGFVRVWPELSLYYLRNQIIDQLGYDVLPPEYVFLKSVGRCLTQVKTKQEFELKVKNFIPPQVTLPELFVLEAKRDDLSLASFESQSEQDSHRSNHDRMDIIGATRPSNVGVQHAPDTSRTAQQTNHLQDISMETPSPNQSPRSILKHHPNQSSHSFQSANMNPSPSSSLVNSAIDSPYNTPQSSSRLPRLVTQASQTHPTAHFNPKTPSRNPSSHLQTGSQMGLGSPQKSPLSPRHQPLTPLPARLTQLSDPDSSPNSSNNSAGSGGRASTLILPPSLVTNQHSNPQHRHVSSSVISNSFSPFTDTHSSPANVHFNQTESPGSDNWAITQPSRASQHQSSQTCETPFQTPNITPGGVPPLPLQHLEPRKGVDPASPLKSWRPDTYTNNTNEDSGIAELEYGRQGSNSLDGNDKDGKPQGRGTFLINSREGPEGGRAQQSRHDKKRHQHLEDGTPLPSNTAAQDQERQRQAEAREKQQQDREKKIKEDAAREQEHKERQLEKENQRLMEKRKKEKEDEEERQRLFKARQHEIEKRRQQQAEAKRLKEEDEEREMEEEIRKRQADELKQSRQKSHQDAKRKEREQFTPHSQRDGGSHQQKEQYDAYAKDFIKKEEQFGGNTRQSNRTRDEGVSLADETGGSPGNDGSLGSAGASSDGGQGPSGVSRAIFDSEGERILAQVQEMQDRRYLLESEREELMRFAKTLQSRMIDRRNKDEDGGESGGGTMRPVRDLWKKRYFEEKKKTNPLEEQVNRLRGQLDQQHRKLLSHLEGRGAYQKGAPRINAPPSKKNDHKILIIKTKHSIEDLRRRVENSKMKLTSEIKLRNQAETELRNLRSEVIQRKINVTISTSKSKLQNTIGRDEAQPSRNMATRATGVSITPHGSQKRGVKF
- the LOC117297310 gene encoding inner centromere protein-like isoform X2; translation: MPMANKNLVDLHVYLVPTEVWNEKYHSAYNDVISQTISAGFVRVWPELSLYYLRNQIIDQLGYDVLPPEYVFLKSVGRCLTQVKTKQEFELKVKNFIPPQVTLPELFVLEAKRDDLSLASFESQSEQDSHRSNHDRMDIIGATRPSNVGVQHAPDTSRTAQQTNHLQDISMETPSPNQSPRSILKHHPNQSSHSFQSANMNPSPSSSLVNSAIDSPYNTPQSSSRLPRLVTQASQTHPTAHFNPKTPSRNPSSHLQTGSQMGLGSPQKSPLSPRHQPLTPLPARLTQLSDPDSSPNSSNNSAGSGGRASTLILPPSLVTNQHSNPQHRHVSSSVISNSFSPFTDTHSSPANVHFNQTESPGSDNWAITQPSRASQHQSSQTCETPFQTPNITPGGVPPLPLQHLEPRKGVDPASPLKSWRPDTYTNNTNEDSGIAELEYGRQGSNSLDGNDKDGKPQGRGTFLINSREGPEGGRAQQSRHDKKRHQHLEDGTPLPSNTAAQDQERQRQAEAREKQQQDREKKIKEDAAREQEHKERQLEKENQRLMEKRKKEKEDEEERQRLFKARQHEIEKRRQQQAEAKRLKEEDEEREMEEEIRKRQADELKQSRQKSHQDAKRKEREQFTPHSQRDGGSHQQKEQYDAYAKDFIKKEEQFGGNTRQSNRTRDEGVSLADETGGSPGNDGSLGSAGASSDGGQGPSGVSRAIFDSEGERILAQVQEMQDRRYLLESEREELMRFAKTLQSRMIDRRNKDEDGGESGGGTMRPVRDLWKKRYFEEKKKTNPLEEQVNRLRGQLDQQHRKLLSHLEGRGAYQKGAPRINAPPSKKNDHKILIIKTKHSIEDLRRRVENSKMKLTSEIKLRNQAETELRNLRSEVIQRKINVTISTSKSKLQNTIGRDEAQPSRNMATRATGVSITPHGSQKRGVKF